The following is a genomic window from Streptomyces chrestomyceticus JCM 4735.
CCGTGGCGCGGAGGCGGATGCCCCGAAGGGACGCCGTCGTCAGGACGCGGAAGCCGCGGCGTCGCAGCCGGCCGGGTCCTCGCGTCGGCGGGGCCGTGGGGCGAATCGGCGGCCGAGTGGCCGTGAGCGGCACGACGAGAAGATCACGGTGTACGTGTCCGCCGAGGAGCTGATGGATCTGGAGCACGCGCGACTGGTTCTCCGTGGCGAGCACGGGCTCGCGGTCGATCGTGGGCGGATCGTCCGCGAGGCGGTGGCGGTGGTTCTGGCGGACCTGGAGTCGCGGGGGGATGCGAGCATTCTGGTTCGGCGGTTGCGGGGGCGCTGAGGCGGCCTTTGGCCGCCGAGGTCCGGGGTGCCCTCTGCGCTGCGCGCGAGGATGTGTGCCGACGGGCGGCTCGCATTGCGTGCGTTGTGGGGCGGGGGCGCGCAGGGGGCCAACTCCTCGGCACCGTGCACCGCGACGTGACTTTATTTCGGTGACGCAGACACCCGGCTGCCTGCGGGGATGGCCCCCTACGCGCCCCCTCGGGCCGGTTTGGCGAGCCGAGGTCGGTGGGGGGAAGTTTTCGATGACGCAGGAGGGCGCCTTACGTGGGGGGTGAGGCTCACGGGGTGGTGGCGGTACGGCAGGCCCCTCCCCGGCGATGAGACGCGCACGTCGGGCTGGCCTACGCTGACGCGGCTCCGCCGCGCCACCGGGCGCTGACGCGCCAGAGGGCGGGGTGCTGAGGCGCCCGCGCCGCTGGGGTGCTCGGCTCATGAGAGACCCCAGCCCGATCGCGCCGATAGCCGCCCGACGGCCGGGGCTCGGGGTCCCGCAGGGGTCTCCCCGCAGGCAGCCGGGCCTCTGCGTTGCCGAATCAAGGTACGTTGCGGTCCACGGTGCCGTGGGGGCACCCCCGGCCGAAGGCTGGGGGAGAGTGGCCCCGGAGGGACCCCGAGCCCCCCACCCACCGGACCCATCGCGCACAACGCGCACCCCCACCACGCGCGCCTGGGAATTCGGCTGCCGCCGGGGCGGCTACGCTTGAGGGGTCCGTCGCTCTCCTCCTGGATCATGATGCTCACGACCGAAGAAGATGTGCCGTCCGCCGAGGACGGTGCGGTCGGGGACGGGAAGTTCACGGTTCGGCTGGAGAACTTCGAGGGGCCTTTTGACCTGCTGCTTCAGTTGATCTCCAAGCACAAGATGGACGTCACCGAGGTCGCGCTGTCCAGGGTGACGGACGAGTTCATGGCGTACATCCGGGCGATGGGGCCGGACTGGGACCTGGACCAGACCACGGAGTTCCTGGTCGTGGCGGCGACGCTGCTCGATCTGAAGGCGGCGCGGCTGCTGCCGGTGGCCGAGGTGGAGGACGAGGCGGACCTCGCGCTGCTGGAGGCGCGTGACCTGTTGTTCGCGCGGCTGCTGCAGTATCGCGCGTACAAGCGCATCGCGGACATCTTCAGCGAGCGGCTGGAGGACGAGGGGCGCCGTTACCCCCGTACGGTCGGTCTGGAGCCGCACCACGCGGAGCTGCTGCCCGAGGTCGCCATCAGCATCGGAGCCGAGGGGTTCGCGCGGCTCGCGGTGAAGGCGATGCAGCCCAAGGCGCGGCCGCAGGTGTACGTGGACCATATTCACGCGCCGCTGGTGAGCGTCAGGGAGCAGGCGGAAGTGCTGGTGGCGCGGTTGCGTGCGGTGGGGGAGGCCGGGTTCGCGGAGCTGGCGGAGGACGCGCCGGACACGCTCACCGTCGTCGCGCGCTTTCTGGCGCTGCTGGAGCTGTACCGGGAGCGGGTCGTGGAGCTGGACCAGGAGCAGGCGCTGGGGGCGCTGACGGTCCGGTGGACGGGTGGGGCGGAGGCCGAGCCGGTCGTTACGGACGAGTTCGACCGGGAACCCGGGCCGGAGGCTCCGGCGGGTGAGGGTGAGGAGGATGCGGGGTGAGTGACGTGGAGGAGGCGCAGGGCGCCCCGGCAGGGGCGCTCGGTGTGGCGGAGCTGGAGTTGCGGCCGGCGCTGGAGGCGGTGCTGATGGTCGTGGACGAGCCCGCGACCGAGGAACACCTGGCCAGGGTGCTGGAGCGGCCCCGCCGGGAGGTCGCGCTGGCGTTGCGGGAGCTGTCGGAGGACTACACGCGGCAGGGGCGCGGATTCGACCTGCGTCTGGTGGCGGGGGGCTGGCGGTTCTACAGCCGGGGCGCGTACGCGGACGCCGTGGAGAGCTTTGTGCTGGACGGGCAGCAGGCCCGGCTTACGCAGGCCGCCTTGGAGACTCTGGCCGTGGTCGCGTACCGTCAGCCGGTCAGCCGTTCTCGGGTCTCGGCCGTTCGCGGGGTGAACTGTGACGGTGTGATGCGCACCCTTCTCCAGCGCGGTCTGGTGGAGGAGACGGGGACGGAACCTGAAACAGGTGCGATCCTGTACAGGACGACGAACTACTTTCTGGAGCGGATGGGCCTGCGCGGCCTGGACGAGCTCCCGGAGCTCGCTCCCTTCCTCCCGGAGGCGGAGGCGGTCGAGGGCGATTCCCGGGAAGGTGTTCCGTCGTTCGACGTAGACGACAGCGGCGACTCTCAGACGGATCATTGATGCGAAGCAGCGGCAGGAACAACAGGGACACCGGTAGGGGCAACTACCGGGGTGCGGGCAACAAGAAGGACGAGAAGCAGCAGCGCGCCGGCCGGCCCCGTCCCGAGGAGCGCCGCTACGACGTGGGCGAGGGCGGTCCGGGCCGTGGCGACGGCGGCGGCCGGGGCGGTTCCGGCGGCCGTGGCGGCCAGAGTGGCGGCGGCCAGGGCGGCCGCGGCGGTTCCGGCGGCTCCGCCGGCCGTGGCGGTGCCCCGGAGCGCGACGGCGAGCGCAGGGGCCGCGGTGCGGCCGCGCGCGGCGGCGCCAAGGGTGGTCCCCGTACCAGCCCGAAGAGCGGCGGCAAGCCCGGCGGCAAGGGACCGCAGCAGCGGGGCCGCGGCCAGGCTCCGGCGCGGCCGCGTGAGTACGACGCGCAGGTGGAGGAGCGCAACCGCGCCCGGCACAGCAAGCCGCAGATCAAGACGCCGAAGACCTTCGGTGACCAGGAGGGCGAGCGCCTGCAGAAGGTGCTGGCCCGTGCGGGCATGGGGTCGCGCCGGGCGTGCGAGGAGCTGATCGACCAGGCGCGGGTCGAGGTCAACGGGCAGATCGTCATGGAGCAGGGTGTCCGTGTCGACCCGGAGAAGGACGAGGTCAAGGTGGACGGCCTGACGGTCGCCACGCAGTCGTACCTCTTCTTCGCGCTGAACAAGCCGGCCGGCGTCGTCTCGACGATGGAGGACCCGGACGGGCGCCAGTGCCTGGGCGACTACGTGACCAACCGCGAGACGCGGCTGTTCCACGTGGGCCGGCTGGACACGGAGACCGAGGGCATCATCCTGCTCACCAACCACGGTGAGCTGGCCCACCGGCTGACCCACCCGCGGTACGGCGTGAAGAAGACCTACCTGGCCGCGATCCAGGGCCCGCTCCCGCGTGACCTGGGCAAGCAGCTCAAGGACGGCATCCAACTGGAGGACGGCTACGCGCGCGCCGACCACTTCCGGGTGGTGGAGAACACCGGCAAGAACTACCTGGTCGAGGTGAGCCTGCACGAGGGCCGCAAGCACATCGTGCGCCGGATGCTGGCCGAGGCGGGCTTCCCGGTGGACAAGCTGGTGCGGACGGCGTTCGGGCCGATCGCGCTGGGCGACCAGAAGTCGGGCTGGCTGCGGCGGATGACCAACACCGAGGTCGGCATGCTGATGCGCGAGGTCGAGCTGTAAGCACCGGGTACAGGGCCTGCGTGCCTTGTCAGGTGGCGGGACCACCCCTTATTGTCACTATGACGATTAAGGGGTGGTTCTTTTCATGGCGTCCGCCGCGACCGGGGCGCTCATCGGGCTGGCGCTCGGTGACGCGCTCGGGTATCCGACCGAGTTCCAGGACGTACGGGCGATCGAGGCCGCGTACGGCCCGTGGCGGGGGATGGCGCTGCCCGATCCCGCGTACGTCACCGACGACACGCAGATGACGATCGCCCTCGGGCGCGGTCTGCGTACCGCCATGGCGGCCGCGGGCGGCGGCCTGGACGCCGCGAGCCTGCTTCCGCCGGTCCGGCGGAACTACGTCGAGTGGTGGCGTTCGCCGGACAACAACCGGGCGCCCGGTAACACCTGCCTCACCGCGTGCCGGCTCCTCAGCGAGGACGCGCGGCCGTGGGCCGAGGCCAGCCGTACCGGCTCCAAGGGGTGCGGCGCGAACATGCGGGTGGCGCCCGTGGGGCTGGTGCCGGGGCTGAGCCGGGAACAGCGTTCCGGCGCCGCGCAGCTCCAGTCCGCGCTCACGCACGGGCATCCCACCGCGCTCGCCGCCAGCGACCTGACGGCGTACGCCGTGCACCTGCTCACGCAAGGTGTCCGGCCGGACGGGCTGACCGGGCAGCTCCGCGCGTACGCGGTCGAGAGCCGTGGCGTCTACAGGGCCGACTGGCTCGGTGAGCTGTGGCGGTACGCCCAGGACCCGTCGCCGGAGCGCTTCATCGCGCGCGGCTGGGACGACTGCCTAGGCGTGCTGGACCGGCTGGAGGCGGCACTGCGCGCGCCCGACCCGGAGGCCGACCCCTGCCTGGCCACCGGCGCCGGCTGGATCGCCGAAGAGGCGCTCGCCACCGGTCTGTTGTGCTTCCTGCTCTTCCCCGCCGAGCCGCTGACCGCGCTCCGCCGGGCCGCCTGCTCCTCCGGCGACTCCGACTCGATCGCCTGCCTCGCCGGTGCCTTCGCCGGTGCCCACCTGGGCGCCGGGGCGTGGCCCGCGGAGTGGGCGGACCGGATCGAGTACCGCGACCAGTTGGTGGGCCTGGGGAAGGTGTGGGATGTGTGACGCCGCGCCGGACGGCGCTGTGCTGCGGGCGGCCGGGCTGCCGGACCTCGACCTGGGGGCGGTGACGGACGGGGAAGGGGACCCGCTGGTCTTCGCGACGGTCTCCGGCGCGCATCTGTACGGCTTCCCGTCCCGCGATTCCGACGTCGACCTGCGCGGGGCGCACCTGCTGCCCACCGCGGCACTGGTCGGCCTGCGGGCACCGGACGAGACCCGGTCCTGGACGGCGGACCGGGACGGCGTCGAGGTCGACCTGGTGACGCACGACCTGCGCAAGTTCGCGCGGCTGATGCTGCGCCGCAACGGCTACGTGCTGGAGCAACTGCTCTCCCCGCTGGTGGTGCGGACGAGTGCGGTGCACGAGGAGCTGGTGGCGCTGGCCCCTGCCGTCCTCACCCGCCATCACGCCCACCACTACCGAGGCTTCGCGACCACGCAGTGGCGACTCTTCGAGAAGACCGGTGAGCTGAAGCCGCTGCTCTACACGCTGCGGGTGCTGCTGACCGGCATTCACCTGATGGACGGTGGCGAGGTGCAGGCGCATCTGCCCACGCTGCTCGGGCTGGTGGCCGCGCCCTCGTACGTACCGGAGCTGATCGAGGCCAAGGCGGAGGCGGAGCACGGGCCGGTGGCCGAGCTGGTGGACGTGGCGCGGCTGCGGGAGGACGTGGCGGCGCTGCACGCCCGGCTGGACGCGGCGCAGGCCGCCTCCGCGCTGCCGGACGCCCCCGGCGGCCACGACGCGCTACACGACCTCGTCGTACGGGCCCGCCTCGGCGCAGCGCAGCGCTGAGTCCCGCCGGGCGCGGTACAGGAAGTCCTCGACGCGGCGGCGGTCGGGCTCGGGCGGCAGCGGGGAGCCGGGCTCGGCCGCCGCGGCCTGCTCGGTCAGGGCGGCCATCCGGCGCTCCACCTCGGCCCAGGGCACCTCACCGCGCCGGACGGCGAGCAGTTCCTCGCGCGCCTCGCCGACGTCCAGCGTCAGGACGCCCGTACGCAGCAGGTCACGGGCGGAACGCAGCAGCCGCAGCAGGTGCATCGCGTGCTTCCAACGGGGCGCGCCGTGCTGCCGTACGTCCGCCTCCAGCTTCTTGAGCTGGCCGGCCGCGTAGCCGGTGAAGGTGCGGTGCACGTGGCGGGAGAGGAAGGCGCCGCGCAGCGCGAGGAGTTCGCGGCCGGTGGCGTCGGCGTGTTCGACGAGGGGGGAGTGGAGGCACTCCAGGATGTTCGGGTTGGCGCGCAGCGCCAGCTCGCAGAAACGCTCCAGCTCCCAGGAGAACTCCTCCTCGCGCGGCCCGTCCACATGCGTCGGCGGCTTCTCGAAACGCCAGAACAGCGGGGTGGGCGCGAGGTAGACCCCGCGCCGGTCGGTGTCGCTGGCGCCGGTGGCCAGCCCGAAGGCGCGCGAGCCCATGACGCAGGCGTAGACGGTGTGTCCGGTGACCAGGGCGTGGCCTGCGGCGGAGGTCGGCATGAGGGGGATTGTGGCTGGTGGGAGCGGTGCGGTGCCACCCGGTTCCGGGTGGCGGAAACCCGGCGCGCCGGTACGTTGGAATGACGTCACGCGTCGCGCGGGCCTCATCGACACTGCCGGTATCTCGCGGAAGGGCACGGACATGACGGGATCACCAGACCTCGGGAGAGCGACGGGCGGACTGCCCGGTGGCGGCCAGGGCGGCGCGGCAGGAAACCTCGTCGGATCGCTGCTCGGAGCGCTCGGCGGCACCGGACCCGGCGGGCACGGCGGCCCCGTGCCCGGCGCCGGTCCGGGCGGCCATGGCGGCGGCATACAGACCGTGCTCGGCAAGCTCCTCCAAGGGGAGCTGGGACGGCAGGCGCACTCCTGGGTGGGACACGGCGTCAACGAACCGGTCACTCCCGAGCAGGTCGCCCAGGCGCTGCCCCACGAGACCCTGCGGCGGATCGCCGAGGAGCACGGCGTCAGCGCCCAGGAGGCGGCCCGGCAGCTCGCGCACACGCTGCCGCAGGCCGTGGACCGGCTGACCCCCGACGGCCGGATACCGCAGGACCCGGCGTTCGAGGATCTTGTCGCCCGGGGGTACCGGACCGCCGGGCGGAGTTAGCCCCCCCCACTGCACCCGTCCTGTACAGCGTCCCGGCTTCCGGTACGCGGCCGGTCCCCGTCTCGTACCCGGCCGGTCCGTGTCTCGCGGACCGGTCGGCTTCGTGTCCGGGTGCCGGACCTGGCTAGGCTTACGGGGAAGAAGCCGGCGGCCGGCGCGGAGTGCGTGCCGGGTGTCGTGGACGGATGCGCAGGGGAGCGGTGACGTGGCGGTACGAGCGGTGCGCGGGGCCGTGCAACTGGAGCGGGACGAGGCCGGGCACATGCACGAGCAGGTGTCCGCGCTGCTGACGGCCGTGCTGGAGCGCAACGACCTGGCCCCGGACGACCTGATCAGCGTGTGGTTCACCGCCACCCCCGACCTGCACAGCGACTTCCCCGCGGTCGCCGCCCGCCTGCTGGGCATCACCGACGTCCCGCTGATCTGCGCGCAGGAGCTGGACATCGCCGGTGCCATGCCGCGCGTGGTGCGCGTCCTCGCGCACGTCGAGACCGACCGCAGCAAGGCCGAGGTCGCGCACGTCTACCTCGGTGCCGCCGGGGCCCTGCGGAAGGACATCGCCCAGTGAGGACCGCGCTCGTCGTCGGCACCGGCCTGATCGGCACGTCCGTCGCCCTCGCGCTGCGCGGCCGCGGCGTCCAGGTGTACCTGGCCGACCACGACCCGGACCAGGCCGAGACCGCCGCCGCGCTCGGCGCCGGCACCGCCGCGGAGCCGCCCGGCCCGGTCGACCTGGCCGTGGTCGCCGTACCGCCCGCCCATGTCGCGACGGCGCTGGCCGCGGTGATCCGGCGCGGCGCCGCCCGTGCCTACCTCGACGTGGCCAGCGTCAAGGGCGGCCCGCGCCGTGAGCTGGAGGCGATGGGCTGCGACCTGACGGCGTACCTCGGCACCCACCCGATGGCGGGCAAGGAGCGCTCCGGGCCGCTCGCCGCGACCGCCGACCTCTTCGAGGGGCGGCCCTGGGTCCTGACCCCCGCCGAGGGCGGCGACACCGAGGTGCTGAACCTGGGGCTGGAGCTGGTCGCGCTCTGCCGCGCGGTGCCCGTCGTCATGGAGGCGGAGGCCCACGACCGGGCCGTGGCGCTGGTCTCGCACACGCCCCAGTTGGTCTCCAGCCTGGTCGCCGCCCGCCTCCAGGACGCGGACGAGACCGCCGTACGGCTGTGCGGCCAGGGGATCAGGGACGTGACGCGGATCGCCGGGTCCGCGCCCCGGATGTGGATGGACATCCTCGCCGCCAACCCGGGGCCGGTCGCCG
Proteins encoded in this region:
- a CDS encoding segregation and condensation protein A, which codes for MLTTEEDVPSAEDGAVGDGKFTVRLENFEGPFDLLLQLISKHKMDVTEVALSRVTDEFMAYIRAMGPDWDLDQTTEFLVVAATLLDLKAARLLPVAEVEDEADLALLEARDLLFARLLQYRAYKRIADIFSERLEDEGRRYPRTVGLEPHHAELLPEVAISIGAEGFARLAVKAMQPKARPQVYVDHIHAPLVSVREQAEVLVARLRAVGEAGFAELAEDAPDTLTVVARFLALLELYRERVVELDQEQALGALTVRWTGGAEAEPVVTDEFDREPGPEAPAGEGEEDAG
- the scpB gene encoding SMC-Scp complex subunit ScpB, producing the protein MSDVEEAQGAPAGALGVAELELRPALEAVLMVVDEPATEEHLARVLERPRREVALALRELSEDYTRQGRGFDLRLVAGGWRFYSRGAYADAVESFVLDGQQARLTQAALETLAVVAYRQPVSRSRVSAVRGVNCDGVMRTLLQRGLVEETGTEPETGAILYRTTNYFLERMGLRGLDELPELAPFLPEAEAVEGDSREGVPSFDVDDSGDSQTDH
- a CDS encoding pseudouridine synthase, with amino-acid sequence MRSSGRNNRDTGRGNYRGAGNKKDEKQQRAGRPRPEERRYDVGEGGPGRGDGGGRGGSGGRGGQSGGGQGGRGGSGGSAGRGGAPERDGERRGRGAAARGGAKGGPRTSPKSGGKPGGKGPQQRGRGQAPARPREYDAQVEERNRARHSKPQIKTPKTFGDQEGERLQKVLARAGMGSRRACEELIDQARVEVNGQIVMEQGVRVDPEKDEVKVDGLTVATQSYLFFALNKPAGVVSTMEDPDGRQCLGDYVTNRETRLFHVGRLDTETEGIILLTNHGELAHRLTHPRYGVKKTYLAAIQGPLPRDLGKQLKDGIQLEDGYARADHFRVVENTGKNYLVEVSLHEGRKHIVRRMLAEAGFPVDKLVRTAFGPIALGDQKSGWLRRMTNTEVGMLMREVEL
- a CDS encoding ADP-ribosylglycohydrolase family protein, producing the protein MASAATGALIGLALGDALGYPTEFQDVRAIEAAYGPWRGMALPDPAYVTDDTQMTIALGRGLRTAMAAAGGGLDAASLLPPVRRNYVEWWRSPDNNRAPGNTCLTACRLLSEDARPWAEASRTGSKGCGANMRVAPVGLVPGLSREQRSGAAQLQSALTHGHPTALAASDLTAYAVHLLTQGVRPDGLTGQLRAYAVESRGVYRADWLGELWRYAQDPSPERFIARGWDDCLGVLDRLEAALRAPDPEADPCLATGAGWIAEEALATGLLCFLLFPAEPLTALRRAACSSGDSDSIACLAGAFAGAHLGAGAWPAEWADRIEYRDQLVGLGKVWDV
- a CDS encoding DNA polymerase beta superfamily protein, whose protein sequence is MCDAAPDGAVLRAAGLPDLDLGAVTDGEGDPLVFATVSGAHLYGFPSRDSDVDLRGAHLLPTAALVGLRAPDETRSWTADRDGVEVDLVTHDLRKFARLMLRRNGYVLEQLLSPLVVRTSAVHEELVALAPAVLTRHHAHHYRGFATTQWRLFEKTGELKPLLYTLRVLLTGIHLMDGGEVQAHLPTLLGLVAAPSYVPELIEAKAEAEHGPVAELVDVARLREDVAALHARLDAAQAASALPDAPGGHDALHDLVVRARLGAAQR
- a CDS encoding DNA polymerase beta superfamily protein, which produces MPTSAAGHALVTGHTVYACVMGSRAFGLATGASDTDRRGVYLAPTPLFWRFEKPPTHVDGPREEEFSWELERFCELALRANPNILECLHSPLVEHADATGRELLALRGAFLSRHVHRTFTGYAAGQLKKLEADVRQHGAPRWKHAMHLLRLLRSARDLLRTGVLTLDVGEAREELLAVRRGEVPWAEVERRMAALTEQAAAAEPGSPLPPEPDRRRVEDFLYRARRDSALRCAEAGPYDEVV
- a CDS encoding YidB family protein yields the protein MTGSPDLGRATGGLPGGGQGGAAGNLVGSLLGALGGTGPGGHGGPVPGAGPGGHGGGIQTVLGKLLQGELGRQAHSWVGHGVNEPVTPEQVAQALPHETLRRIAEEHGVSAQEAARQLAHTLPQAVDRLTPDGRIPQDPAFEDLVARGYRTAGRS
- the aroH gene encoding chorismate mutase, with translation MAVRAVRGAVQLERDEAGHMHEQVSALLTAVLERNDLAPDDLISVWFTATPDLHSDFPAVAARLLGITDVPLICAQELDIAGAMPRVVRVLAHVETDRSKAEVAHVYLGAAGALRKDIAQ
- a CDS encoding prephenate dehydrogenase, translating into MRTALVVGTGLIGTSVALALRGRGVQVYLADHDPDQAETAAALGAGTAAEPPGPVDLAVVAVPPAHVATALAAVIRRGAARAYLDVASVKGGPRRELEAMGCDLTAYLGTHPMAGKERSGPLAATADLFEGRPWVLTPAEGGDTEVLNLGLELVALCRAVPVVMEAEAHDRAVALVSHTPQLVSSLVAARLQDADETAVRLCGQGIRDVTRIAGSAPRMWMDILAANPGPVADVLGEVSADLEQTVRALRALQAADEDKRAEGARGVEDVLVRGNAGRERVPGKHGAAPAAYEIVAVHIGDQPGELARIFSDAGRAAVNIEDVRIEHATGQQAGFIQLMVEPQAAPILMAELRERGWSIRQ